The DNA region AACAGCGCCACGGAGCAAAAAGACCAAGGTGAGATGATGATGGCTCCAGCGCGCCAGTACTTCCATCACCTTCAGAAGCCGAGCTTAGGGGCTCGGGGCTCGAGTGCCACAGAGTAAATTTGCAGTTTTCTCTTGTTGTTTTTCTCCTTCCAAACCTGCGAGGTCACTGTGATTACCATCGGTTTAGATCCTATTCTCGGTGTAGTACCACAAAGATGTGCTCCATATTGGTGAGTAGAAATTAGTTCACAAAAAACGAGTAGAAGTCAATATAGTGCAATCACAGGTAGATCAAATCAAGGTTTGCACTGTAACATGTCTGAAGAAACAAAAGAATATGATGGCAGAATACTTATCGTCAAGGTTTCATTTGCATGAGAAATGTGGACTGTGGTGGCATATAAATGAGAACTAATTGGTGCCAGTAGCGCCCTCCTCGGCCTCAACAACACTGGCAACCTCCTCCATCCGTTGGTGCCGGCGCGCAGCAGCAGCTCCAGCACGGGGCATAACTAGCCCTGTGCGCAGCAGCAACCTCCTCCATCCGTTGGTGCCATAGAAATCTATCCTAAGTTTTATCGTTGTTCATAATGGCTTTGAACCGGATCGATTTTTCTTTGCAATGTATTAACTGCAGGTGCTTCACAAATTTTCGAATCCCGTTGCACCACACGGGCAGTCATCTAGTTGACTGCAGATATATGTCAGCACTCAGCAGTTTCACTTCACTACAAGCGGAGAGCATAGCAAAACCACTAATAGCAACTAGCTAGTAGCACACAAACTGCACCCGGCGCCATTTCCAGCTTGTCCCTTGCCGCGCGGCCGGCCGACCGGCTCCGGTGAACGCGTTCAGGCGTCGGCTCGCGGACCACGTGACGGGTACCTCACCGACGCCGGTgtccagcccgagcgccctccaCACGGCGGGCGACGAGTCCACGATGTTGCCGCGGCACCCGCGGCGGGAGTCGCACTCGTCCACGACGCGGGCCTCCACGGAGCGCCCGGTGCGCGCGCTCGTGATGCGGACCGCCCGGTGGCACCGGTGCCCGCCCGCGAACCACCCCGTGGACAGCGCCACGATGAGCTCGCCGTCGCTGTGGAAGTGCCCGTCGCACgccgccgggccgccgccgctctcgccgCTCCTGAACCCGTTCACCGTCATCACCGCGGGGGTGCCGCGCCGTGGCGCGACGACACCAGCGTGGCGCCGTAGCTGCACGGGTTGTGGCTCGTGCCGCCTCGCAGGTCGGTGTCGGCGTTGTCACACGGGCTCGGCTTGCCGTGGCGCCGGGAAACGGCGCCGGAGACCTGAAGCAGAGCAAGGACTGCAAAGAGCACAAGAACTTTGGCGTTCGCCATTGCCGGAACTCAGCTCTAGGCGGTGAGCCCGCTCGAGGTGCTCGTCGGGAACTGGGATTTCGGATGCACTAGCCATTGCCCATTGGCTCGAGAGGCTTATATAGGCGCGCTAGCCGGACGGTGGATTTTCTTGAGATCGGTGAGCTCGATACCAGGTTGATGGCTCTATCCGAGACAACTGCATCGAAGCAGTAACAGCGATGCTAAGCCTGTGTTCGTGACGGTGACGGTGTCAGCTGCGATGTTACCACACGGGCGCGGTAATACCTGAGCAAGAACAACAAGCCGCTGTGTTTGGAAGCTGAAGCTGGAAAGCCCCAGATGTTCCAACAGATGTGCTTTCCCCACCACATCCATTGTCTGATGAAAGCCGGATAAGAGTATGATTCTCCACTGAAGGGCCAGGCTTCGACAGGTGGTGGTTGCTAGACCTGCTGATCCAGTTCAGACGAGGGAGCTGTGTTGGTCGTTTTGATCTCGTCCTCGAAATTTTGAGTGCTCATTCGTTTTGCGTGCTATGCCAGTGGCAGAAATATGGACCATTCCGAATTCGATTGGTACCTATGTAAAACGGGAGGGTACGTGATTGGTAGTAGGAGTATATCACAAGAGATTTGAATGGAAGTTCAGAATTCAAACAGGAGGgtaatgtttttttttttgtgccAGAGAAATTTAGTCCCGGATTTCTTCGGAGATTTGGAGGTGCAATATAACAGTAGAACATCCAGTAAATTAATTTATCGCAATCTGCAGATATTCCGAGAGAACAGCTGCATGGAGGAGCACAACGATCTGGACTAGTACTCTTAGTTTCACTAGCACCAAATTAAAAGGCCGATACGTACCAGTGTGCGCACAGATAGATGTTTGCCCTTATTTCTACAGGATAATCTGGCGGCTGTGGACAGAAGGGATTAGACGACCAACATCATGGCCGGCCAAGAAACAGAGATTTCTTTTCTTTGCAACGTATTCTTCTCCTACTGAAAAATAAGTTTAACATCCTTGATTACAATATGTGATGATGCATAGTTTTACCCTTTTTTTCATGCCGCCATTTGAAACTATTTTAGCTAGTTGAGCAGGCACATATTTACACTTGAACTAAATTCTTTGAAACAAATAGTGGCAATCCTGCCCATTTTAAATATGGACAATTTTTTACTCCCTCCAATCTTTATTACGGGCGTAACATTTCGGacaagcttccatcaaaacttttGATTACTTGACCACCAATATCTTTCAAAACATACCTATAGGTCGCAAGCAAAAAGTTGTGTGAGTTGATTATTGATTAATCTCAAAATGATGCAAAATTATCATATTGTTGGATTCTATAAACATGTTTTCAATAGAAAACAGTTGTAAAAATGAAAAGCCTGTCCTTGTCCAAGGTGTTAAGTACGGATGTCAACTTTGTCTACCTTTATTAGAAAAAAGAAGAGAGACACTGGATGTCTGTTGGTAGATTTAGAGGGAGGAAATCTATCGAATATCTTGTTGCGAGATCTGTTCCATGATTCGGGTGTCTACTTTTGCGATGAGCTCACATCTTCCCTAGCAATTCCTACTCTACAATGAGTTTTAGGGGATTGGAGATTTTTGCGGCCCTTGTTTGTAGAGGAATGCATGGACGATGGCTGTCAAGATAGAGGATAGCCATCAGTTGGATGGTATTATATGTTGGGTGTAGTATTTCAAACATAGTGGTTAGTGTTGATGCTGACGGTGGTCAATCATGGCAACTCTAGTAGCGTTGGTAGTACCAATGCCAAACTGAAAGGTGACAGAGGTGAGTCCGGATGGAGGAAGTTTTGACTCATAGAGACGTGAACATATAACTATGATCAGGGTGATCTCGCAAGAGACGCACACATGGAACCAATTTATTATTCTGCTAGCTGCAGTCCCACCGTCATGCGGAGGGCCGGAGCCGGAGGCTAGCAAGAAAACGCAAACTACTCGTCGTAGAAGAACTAGAGCTGCCAGCTGCCGGCCAAGAACGAGCGAGGGAGCGACCCAAGCAGCTGTGGCGGCATCATCACGGGAACGAACgagcgcggccggccggccagcagggaggggggggggggggggcgaacGGCGGCTCAGGCGTCGGACCACGTGACGGGGACCTCGCCGACGTCGGTGTCGAGCCCGAGCGCCCTCCACACCGCGGGCGACGAGTCCACGATGTTGCCGCGGCACCCGCGGCGGGAGTCGCACTCGTCCACGACGCGGGCCTCCACGGAGCGCCCGGTGCGCGCGCTCGTGATGCGGATCGCGCGGTGGCACCGGTGCCCGCTCCCGAACCAGCCCGTGGACAGCGCCGCGATCAGCTCGCCGTCGCTGTGGAAGTGCCCGTCGCACGCCGAcgtcccgccgccgctcttGCCGCGCATGAACCCGTTCACCGTCATCACCGCGGGGGTcccaccgccgccgtggcgTGCCGGCGCGCAGCGGTGGCTTCCCGGGTGGGGTGCCTTCTTGTGGCCGCGCAGGCGTCCCGGCAGGTCGTTGACGAAGTCTGCCGCCGCAGCGTCGTCGCACGGGCCGGGCTTGCCGTGCCGCCGGGCAACGGCGCATGAGACCTGAAGCAGACCAAGCACCGCGACGAGCACCACCGCAATTTTGGCGTTG from Panicum hallii strain FIL2 chromosome 9, PHallii_v3.1, whole genome shotgun sequence includes:
- the LOC112872808 gene encoding putative ripening-related protein 7, encoding MIETKSTSPDRCAPPCSCSTPAVMTVNGFRSGESGGGPAACDGHFHSDGELIVALSTGWFAGGHRCHRAVRITSARTGRSVEARVVDECDSRRGCRGNIVDSSPAVWRALGLDTGVGEVPVTWSASRRLNAFTGAGRPAARQGTSWKWRRVQFVCY
- the LOC112872809 gene encoding putative ripening-related protein 6, producing the protein MANPNAKIAVVLVAVLGLLQVSCAVARRHGKPGPCDDAAAADFVNDLPGRLRGHKKAPHPGSHRCAPARHGGGGTPAVMTVNGFMRGKSGGGTSACDGHFHSDGELIAALSTGWFGSGHRCHRAIRITSARTGRSVEARVVDECDSRRGCRGNIVDSSPAVWRALGLDTDVGEVPVTWSDA